From the Candidatus Krumholzibacteriota bacterium genome, one window contains:
- a CDS encoding inorganic phosphate transporter, which yields MIIIIFFLSSGVFLGWSLGANDAANIFGTAVATKMIRFRTAAILSGVFVIIGAVISGAGASSTLGELGAVNKLAGAFIVALSAAVTVLWMTKAGLPVSTSQAIVGAIIGWNFFSHTPTDLTSLSKITGSWVFSPILSAIIAFIFFHLVKRIIENSRIHLMRLDAYTRIGLIVVGIFGAYSLGANNIGNVMGVFINSSPFKDITVPGLFRFSSIQQLFLVGGIAIAFGVFTYSKRVMITVGSGIFKLSPVTAFVVVLASSVTLFVFASQRLQNILISLNLPAFPLVPISSSQAVVGAVMGISLAKGVKGMNFRKLGHIAIGWIATPVASAVLSYIALFFMQNVFMQDVFG from the coding sequence ATGATAATAATTATATTTTTCCTCTCCAGCGGGGTTTTTCTGGGCTGGTCGCTGGGAGCAAATGACGCGGCAAACATATTCGGTACCGCTGTTGCGACTAAAATGATCAGATTCAGAACAGCTGCTATACTATCCGGCGTGTTTGTTATTATTGGGGCGGTCATAAGCGGAGCGGGAGCTTCCAGCACTCTCGGAGAGTTGGGAGCTGTAAATAAACTTGCCGGGGCCTTTATCGTAGCGCTTTCAGCCGCAGTTACTGTACTGTGGATGACTAAGGCGGGATTGCCCGTCAGCACCTCTCAGGCGATAGTCGGGGCGATTATCGGCTGGAACTTCTTTTCGCACACCCCTACGGATTTAACATCGCTCTCTAAAATAACGGGAAGCTGGGTTTTTTCGCCTATACTGTCAGCGATTATCGCTTTTATATTTTTCCATCTCGTTAAAAGAATCATTGAGAACTCCAGGATACATCTTATGCGTCTTGACGCCTATACAAGAATAGGACTTATAGTTGTCGGGATATTCGGAGCTTACAGTTTAGGAGCTAATAATATCGGCAATGTAATGGGTGTATTTATCAATTCATCACCCTTTAAGGATATTACTGTTCCGGGATTATTCCGCTTCTCATCAATACAGCAGTTATTCCTGGTCGGCGGAATAGCTATTGCTTTCGGTGTTTTTACATATTCTAAAAGAGTTATGATTACAGTCGGATCGGGTATTTTCAAGCTCTCGCCTGTAACGGCGTTTGTTGTTGTTCTCGCCAGCTCCGTTACTCTCTTTGTTTTTGCCTCACAGAGACTGCAAAATATTCTTATTTCGCTTAATCTCCCGGCATTTCCACTGGTTCCTATCTCTTCCTCACAGGCTGTCGTAGGCGCCGTTATGGGGATAAGTCTGGCTAAGGGCGTGAAAGGTATGAATTTCAGGAAACTTGGGCATATAGCAATTGGGTGGATAGCGACACCTGTCGCGTCCGCGGTATTATCTTATATAGCGCTATTCTTCATGCAGAATGTATTCATGCAGGATGTTTTCGGATAG
- a CDS encoding alginate export family protein, with amino-acid sequence MSLRTKGWSRPSAAVKQLLIIYVCISSIAVTPSVGFSAQEESGFRFGFRERLRQTYLKNAFDLDGEGPDDWNFLRVRSQLWGSWRHAEGFKIYAQINNEHRHWLKSTRGYEDEDFEIDELIFENLYVSAERIAGSPFSIIAGRQNIRYGEGFLMMDGGPLDGSRTIYFNALRLKAEMDKRSLEFHILSNPSRDRYLPVVNCLHKNLVDRDETGAGIYYIDNSLEKKQIEGYYFYKSEEKTGGVRDDIHTFGSRLSGKYGDGGAYAAEFALQLGDMSGEDRMAMGGYAHSQYNLPFFMNPYVGAGLIYLSGDDPDTDKFEGWNPIYSRWPKWSELYIYTMASLGRGIAYWENLASADINLGLKPMDNLKIDTSLYYMTAPITESSNTSPVIEGGERRGLLSKLKISWNYTDYLSGHLLWERFYPGNYYIEEADQADFLRCELYFKY; translated from the coding sequence ATGTCGCTAAGAACGAAAGGATGGAGCCGCCCCTCAGCGGCAGTTAAACAACTTCTTATTATATATGTTTGTATTTCCTCGATAGCTGTAACTCCTTCTGTCGGATTCAGCGCGCAAGAGGAGAGCGGCTTTAGATTCGGATTCCGGGAACGGCTCAGACAGACTTATCTTAAAAACGCTTTTGATCTCGATGGCGAGGGGCCTGACGACTGGAATTTCTTAAGGGTCCGTTCCCAGCTCTGGGGAAGCTGGCGCCATGCCGAAGGATTTAAAATCTACGCGCAGATCAACAACGAACACCGGCACTGGTTAAAATCGACCCGGGGGTATGAGGATGAGGATTTCGAAATAGATGAGCTTATATTCGAAAACCTTTATGTCTCGGCTGAGCGTATAGCGGGGTCCCCCTTCAGTATCATAGCCGGAAGACAGAATATCAGATACGGAGAAGGATTTCTAATGATGGACGGCGGGCCTCTTGACGGATCGAGAACCATCTATTTCAACGCTCTCAGGCTCAAAGCGGAGATGGACAAGAGGTCTTTAGAATTTCACATACTTTCAAACCCTTCCCGGGACCGCTACCTTCCGGTTGTTAACTGCCTGCACAAAAACCTCGTAGATAGAGACGAAACGGGAGCCGGAATTTACTACATAGACAACTCTTTAGAGAAGAAACAGATAGAGGGATATTACTTCTATAAATCCGAAGAGAAAACGGGTGGTGTAAGAGATGATATCCATACCTTCGGCTCCAGGCTGAGCGGCAAGTACGGAGACGGAGGGGCTTACGCCGCGGAATTCGCTCTGCAGCTTGGGGATATGTCCGGAGAGGACAGAATGGCAATGGGGGGATATGCTCATTCGCAGTACAACCTCCCCTTTTTCATGAATCCTTACGTGGGAGCCGGACTTATTTACCTGTCCGGAGATGACCCGGATACAGACAAATTCGAAGGGTGGAATCCCATCTACAGCAGATGGCCCAAGTGGAGTGAACTTTATATCTATACTATGGCTTCACTTGGAAGAGGTATTGCCTACTGGGAGAATCTTGCCTCGGCGGATATCAACCTCGGCCTTAAACCTATGGATAATTTAAAGATCGACACTTCCCTCTACTATATGACCGCTCCTATAACAGAAAGCAGTAACACATCGCCAGTAATAGAAGGCGGCGAAAGACGAGGCCTGCTGTCGAAGCTTAAAATCAGCTGGAACTACACAGATTATCTTAGCGGACACCTGCTCTGGGAACGTTTCTATCCGGGAAACTACTACATAGAAGAGGCGGATCAGGCTGATTTTCTGAGGTGCGAGCTATACTTCAAATATTAA
- a CDS encoding efflux RND transporter permease subunit: MITGNFIINRKTLISMIFIGFAMLGVISYSHLPLELFPDIELPFLIIQVNSFQQSDPETIEKEAIIPLEGAAGSLENIDSISFADQGRGTVFIYFKKNTDLKYAYLKLLERVNGAKSELPSAYFVNVVRIDTEQMANRFMTLQVRGKRDVNQLRETADREIVRELESIDGISNVEASGGRKNSVNIALDIDACESYGVTPAKVNSLISENSSENLFVGNVRENGRFKAVKVHCEYTSVEDLENIVVSSDGPLLLKDVADISFGKKEISSISRVNGKSAVTIQLVKDSQVNLIELSDHTRSVIKRLNKNLKNKEIEIVIQSDTAEGMKSNINQIIRLALIGGILAVIILWVFLKNIRLVLIIAIAIPISIFTALNFFYAFGISINSLTLVGMALAIGMLLDNSIVVLENIYRLASEGKTLTSAVLGGVKEVWKSVVAGTLTTITVFLPFLFSQNFLISVIGKHTGVSLISTLLISLIAALVLIPMAVHIILKRSGFKKSHQFSVVSRKNRLIEIYNVLLKSSFRYPARVIVSAVALFFISLLSALALSVNVTEETEAESFNIYVTMPAGATLESTDKAVLELEKRLEGLEEMEDLICEIKEEEAVLTINLKDDYYDIRKRDIVSIKNIVNERTGDFKAADISFEQPRSSARYRGGRGGRMGGAILKMFGFGSPQEKVVIRGGDYGKVKTLAEDIEYYLDNLSSVNRVSMNISEDSPEIHLEFDPRLLSYYGITSNQIMSELRSFPNEIESQGSFKKNDEEYDIIITKSGQAEEEKGIDDLREMSVIDNNDASHKIDELASFTYSYGKPTISRVNQEKQIEITYSFISEVNDSRELLESSRREVDNLIAGLNIPPGIAVEVEHEENDYSEYIYLIGAAFILIYMILASIFESLTTPVVIMFTIPLAATGALWLLIFTGTSILNAYTLTGLLILLGVVVNNGIILIDYSLILRKRGFRYSRALMTAGQARVRPILITTITTIAAMIPLAMGRSEETSLVGAPFAIAIIGGLSLSALFTLIFIPVVFSGLRKSLKWIMSRAMWLKLLQLSLFIISGLYIYANVENIVWRLILLYSSVMIIPSAVWFITNSLKRAKSEYISEDEPIVIKIRNLTKIYQHPSKFAREWNKGKERRRKEQREKENKSRLDFSALFWQLPLLGFLVYFVYFYLHSSFWLFALSIPVYLFILFIWRQISPYLATAERRKISENKKTKTVKIAGIIIFWFIPLFNLLIFFFTFDDLAAVIFIAIIWYTVLAVYHVSKRLREEKVNTARITGRFSRVRRIIYRFAQNVPLIGKRKNPFLALFGVSLEIEKGMFGLLGPNGAGKTTLMRIICGILDQSYGKITINGFNTLEKREELQGLIGYLPQEFGLYENMTAVDFLSYQAILKGITDPDRRKEIVQRVLSAVHMEERKSDKISTFSGGMKQRVGIAQTLLHMPRILVVDEPTAGLDPRERIRFRNLLMELSRERVVIFSTHIIEDISSSCNKVAVLDRGKLRYLGKPADMRKKAAGKVWQFKVAPEEFEGINREFRVIYHTRDGGKIKVRCLNETRPAQEAIEVTPTLEDSYLLLLRKEEEIETA, translated from the coding sequence ATGATTACGGGCAATTTCATAATCAACCGCAAGACACTTATCAGCATGATATTCATAGGGTTCGCTATGCTCGGCGTGATCTCCTATTCACACCTGCCGCTTGAACTTTTCCCCGATATCGAACTCCCTTTTCTCATAATACAGGTTAACAGTTTTCAGCAGTCAGACCCGGAAACGATAGAAAAGGAAGCTATTATTCCGCTCGAGGGAGCCGCCGGGTCACTGGAAAACATCGACAGCATAAGCTTCGCTGACCAGGGCAGAGGGACTGTCTTTATATATTTTAAAAAGAACACAGACCTCAAATACGCCTACCTTAAACTCCTTGAGAGAGTAAACGGGGCGAAATCGGAGCTTCCCTCCGCCTACTTCGTAAACGTAGTAAGAATAGACACCGAGCAGATGGCTAATAGATTTATGACTCTTCAAGTGCGGGGGAAGCGGGACGTAAACCAGCTTCGCGAGACAGCAGACAGAGAGATAGTGCGCGAACTAGAGAGTATAGACGGAATATCAAATGTGGAGGCTTCCGGTGGCAGGAAAAACTCCGTTAACATCGCGCTCGACATCGATGCCTGTGAATCTTACGGGGTCACCCCCGCTAAGGTAAATTCGCTAATCTCAGAGAACAGCAGTGAAAACCTCTTTGTTGGAAATGTAAGAGAAAATGGCAGATTCAAGGCGGTTAAGGTACACTGCGAATATACAAGCGTCGAAGATCTCGAGAATATAGTAGTCAGCTCCGACGGCCCCCTCCTGCTTAAAGATGTCGCGGATATTTCATTCGGGAAGAAGGAGATATCTTCTATAAGCCGGGTAAACGGCAAATCAGCCGTAACAATCCAGCTTGTTAAAGACTCTCAGGTCAACCTCATAGAACTTTCTGATCACACCCGTTCAGTGATAAAGAGATTAAATAAAAACTTGAAAAATAAAGAGATCGAAATTGTAATCCAGAGCGATACAGCCGAAGGGATGAAAAGTAACATCAATCAGATCATCCGTCTCGCTCTCATAGGCGGCATCCTTGCGGTAATTATCCTGTGGGTTTTCCTGAAGAATATCAGGCTGGTTCTTATTATTGCCATAGCAATACCAATCTCGATATTTACGGCGCTTAACTTCTTTTACGCCTTCGGGATATCGATAAACAGTCTCACCCTTGTAGGTATGGCTCTCGCCATCGGTATGCTGCTTGACAACAGCATAGTTGTCCTAGAGAACATCTACCGCCTGGCATCTGAAGGTAAAACTTTAACATCAGCCGTTCTCGGTGGAGTAAAAGAGGTCTGGAAATCGGTCGTCGCCGGAACGCTGACAACTATAACAGTTTTCCTTCCCTTCTTATTCTCACAGAATTTCCTGATCAGCGTGATTGGGAAACATACCGGCGTTTCCCTTATATCAACCCTGCTGATATCCCTTATTGCGGCGCTTGTGCTTATACCGATGGCCGTTCATATCATATTAAAACGAAGTGGATTCAAGAAGAGCCATCAGTTCAGCGTCGTCTCGAGAAAGAACCGTCTTATTGAAATTTATAACGTTCTCCTAAAATCCTCGTTCAGATATCCGGCCAGAGTAATCGTCTCCGCTGTCGCGCTATTCTTTATAAGCCTTCTCTCTGCTCTCGCTCTCAGCGTTAACGTAACAGAAGAGACAGAAGCTGAAAGTTTCAATATTTACGTAACTATGCCCGCCGGCGCGACTCTAGAATCGACTGACAAGGCGGTCTTGGAGCTTGAAAAGAGACTCGAGGGCCTCGAGGAAATGGAGGATTTAATCTGCGAGATAAAAGAGGAAGAAGCTGTTCTTACTATCAACCTGAAAGATGATTATTACGATATCAGAAAACGCGACATCGTATCTATAAAAAATATTGTAAATGAGAGAACAGGAGATTTTAAAGCCGCCGATATAAGTTTTGAACAACCGCGGTCCAGCGCGCGCTACCGGGGAGGAAGAGGAGGACGTATGGGAGGAGCAATTCTGAAGATGTTCGGGTTCGGAAGCCCTCAGGAGAAAGTAGTAATAAGAGGCGGCGACTACGGCAAAGTTAAAACGTTGGCAGAAGATATCGAATACTACCTTGACAATCTGTCATCTGTAAACAGGGTGAGCATGAATATCTCAGAGGACAGCCCTGAGATCCATCTCGAATTCGACCCCCGGCTCCTTTCGTACTACGGCATCACCTCAAACCAGATCATGTCGGAGCTTCGCTCCTTCCCAAACGAGATCGAATCACAGGGCTCCTTTAAAAAGAACGATGAGGAATATGACATAATAATCACAAAGAGCGGTCAAGCGGAAGAAGAAAAAGGAATAGACGACCTGAGGGAAATGAGTGTAATTGACAATAACGACGCATCTCACAAAATAGATGAACTCGCGAGCTTCACCTATTCATACGGCAAACCGACAATAAGCAGAGTCAATCAGGAAAAACAGATCGAAATCACGTACAGTTTTATCTCCGAAGTAAACGACTCGCGCGAGCTGCTTGAATCTTCCAGACGGGAAGTAGACAATCTCATCGCGGGACTTAACATCCCTCCTGGAATTGCTGTCGAAGTGGAGCACGAAGAGAACGATTACAGTGAATATATATATCTTATTGGAGCGGCATTTATCCTTATCTACATGATCTTGGCGTCGATCTTTGAATCTCTCACAACACCCGTTGTTATAATGTTTACGATACCGCTTGCCGCCACCGGAGCGCTATGGCTTCTTATCTTCACCGGCACATCCATTCTCAACGCATACACACTTACAGGTCTCCTGATACTGCTTGGTGTAGTGGTAAACAACGGGATCATACTCATAGATTATTCTCTCATACTTAGAAAACGCGGTTTCCGTTACTCGAGGGCTCTTATGACAGCCGGGCAGGCGCGCGTGAGACCTATCCTTATCACAACTATTACCACAATCGCAGCTATGATCCCTCTCGCCATGGGCAGATCGGAAGAAACCAGCCTCGTTGGTGCTCCTTTCGCTATCGCGATAATAGGCGGTCTTTCCTTAAGCGCGCTTTTCACGCTGATATTTATTCCTGTCGTATTCTCCGGTTTGAGGAAATCCCTTAAATGGATAATGTCCCGCGCCATGTGGCTGAAGCTCTTACAGCTCTCCCTCTTTATAATATCCGGCCTTTATATATACGCCAATGTCGAAAATATAGTCTGGAGGCTGATCCTCCTCTACTCGTCGGTAATGATAATACCCTCTGCCGTCTGGTTTATTACAAACAGCTTAAAGAGAGCAAAATCCGAGTATATATCCGAAGATGAGCCTATAGTAATTAAGATACGAAACCTCACCAAGATATATCAGCACCCCTCCAAGTTCGCCCGCGAATGGAATAAGGGCAAAGAAAGGCGTAGAAAGGAACAGAGAGAAAAGGAAAATAAATCACGGCTCGATTTCAGCGCTCTCTTCTGGCAGCTGCCCCTGCTCGGCTTTCTTGTCTATTTCGTATATTTCTACCTTCACAGCTCTTTCTGGCTCTTTGCCCTTTCGATACCCGTCTATCTTTTTATCCTCTTTATCTGGAGGCAGATTTCACCCTATTTGGCAACCGCGGAAAGAAGAAAGATAAGCGAAAATAAGAAAACAAAAACCGTAAAGATCGCCGGAATAATAATTTTCTGGTTTATACCCCTCTTTAATCTCCTCATCTTCTTTTTCACATTCGATGATCTCGCGGCTGTAATCTTTATCGCGATAATCTGGTACACGGTCCTCGCCGTCTATCACGTTTCAAAACGTCTGCGCGAAGAAAAGGTCAATACAGCGCGTATTACCGGAAGATTCAGCCGAGTAAGGCGTATTATTTACCGCTTCGCTCAGAATGTGCCCCTGATAGGTAAGAGGAAAAACCCCTTCCTGGCCCTATTCGGTGTATCTCTTGAGATAGAAAAGGGGATGTTCGGACTCCTCGGCCCCAACGGGGCGGGTAAAACAACACTAATGCGCATCATCTGCGGAATACTAGATCAATCATACGGAAAGATCACAATCAACGGTTTCAACACACTCGAAAAACGGGAAGAACTTCAGGGGCTGATAGGATATCTCCCTCAGGAATTCGGGCTTTATGAAAATATGACGGCAGTGGATTTCTTAAGCTACCAGGCAATTCTGAAAGGTATAACAGACCCTGACCGGCGTAAAGAGATTGTTCAGAGAGTCCTGTCAGCCGTCCACATGGAAGAAAGAAAAAGTGATAAAATAAGCACATTCTCGGGCGGAATGAAGCAGCGTGTGGGAATCGCTCAGACACTTCTTCATATGCCGCGCATTCTGGTCGTAGATGAACCCACGGCGGGCTTAGATCCAAGGGAAAGAATAAGGTTCAGGAATCTGCTGATGGAGCTCAGCCGCGAAAGAGTTGTTATCTTTTCAACGCATATTATAGAAGATATCAGCAGCTCGTGCAATAAAGTGGCCGTTCTAGACCGAGGTAAGCTCCGTTACCTGGGAAAACCGGCCGACATGAGAAAGAAAGCCGCGGGCAAGGTCTGGCAGTTTAAGGTGGCGCCGGAAGAATTTGAAGGAATAAACAGAGAGTTTAGAGTCATCTATCATACCCGTGACGGAGGAAAGATAAAGGTCAGGTGCCTAAACGAAACAAGACCCGCTCAGGAAGCGATTGAAGTAACGCCGACACTCGAAGATTCATATCTTCTGCTTTTAAGAAAAGAGGAAGAAATTGAAACAGCTTAA
- a CDS encoding DUF6036 family nucleotidyltransferase encodes MLNEDYKEMLHALSNEKVKFILVGAYAMAAHGYPRATMDIDIWVMPSPENADAVMRALRRFGSPLHNLTRKDLQTDGTIFQIGVAPRRIDIITTASGLQFKEVYDRSMLVKIEGVDVRIPLIDDLIRNKKASGRTKDLADAEALESLKNSEEQNSD; translated from the coding sequence ATGCTGAACGAAGACTACAAAGAAATGTTACACGCCTTGTCCAACGAGAAGGTTAAATTTATTCTTGTTGGAGCTTATGCGATGGCAGCTCACGGTTATCCCCGGGCCACCATGGATATTGACATTTGGGTTATGCCATCACCAGAAAACGCTGACGCCGTGATGCGGGCACTGCGCCGCTTCGGTTCTCCTCTGCATAATTTAACAAGGAAAGACCTCCAGACAGATGGGACCATTTTTCAGATCGGAGTTGCTCCAAGGCGAATCGACATAATTACTACGGCATCGGGGCTTCAGTTTAAAGAAGTCTATGACCGCTCAATGCTCGTGAAGATTGAAGGGGTCGATGTGCGCATTCCATTAATTGATGACCTTATTCGAAATAAGAAGGCCTCAGGAAGAACCAAAGATTTAGCTGACGCGGAAGCATTGGAGTCTCTGAAGAACTCAGAAGAACAGAATTCAGACTGA
- a CDS encoding M1 family aminopeptidase, translated as MHKIKSIVTALALIILSGELTAQEMTRPQLHREMARAKAERFSNIKRAVYGQTQNQSGYDVAYYDIEIEIDPAAQTISGTVTLTAKVLSASIYEAEIDLLDNINVTRVRKGAEDLSYTHSDNLITANLDRPYHSGEYFTVEIEYSGTPSESVDAFNFDKRGGEDMIWSLSEPFGARSWWPCKDVPNDKADSVDIRVTVPSGLIVASNGTLEGVTNNDSTDTYLWHEKYPIATYLVSVAIYPYTTFSHWYHHSPGDSMEVKYYVFPDHYDYIQDSYSETVPAIELFSELFGEYPFIDEKYGHAEFMWGGGMEHQTITSLGGSSVYLIVHELAHQWWGDMVTCDDFHHIWMNEGFAVYSEALWAENKYGKDRYDHEMLITEYFGEGTIYVPEVNDWNRIFDVDLTYHKASWVLHMLRRVVGDSVFFDILRSYYSDDRYQYGTVTTEQFKDICEDLSGMQLDDFFHQWIYEEYCPNYIYQWTSTEKSGYWDIDLTIEQTQTNHIFNMPIDVAIETASHDTTLIVVRDSLATQKFSLAVGEEPVRLILDPENWILCNIDHLTSSEFLLLQNYPNSFNEKTRIPFNIAVENSFVTLRVYDVRGKLISTLASRRYSRGPHWVTWDGKNDRGQTVSSGVYFYRITAGNNTEAKKMLFIK; from the coding sequence ATGCACAAAATAAAATCAATAGTTACGGCGCTGGCGCTGATAATATTATCAGGAGAACTGACAGCGCAAGAGATGACCCGCCCTCAACTGCACAGGGAAATGGCAAGGGCAAAGGCTGAGCGGTTTTCAAATATTAAGAGAGCCGTCTATGGACAAACGCAGAATCAATCGGGCTACGACGTAGCTTATTATGATATAGAAATAGAGATCGATCCAGCGGCTCAAACGATATCGGGGACTGTTACTTTGACAGCGAAAGTTCTTTCAGCGTCAATATATGAAGCAGAGATTGATCTTCTGGATAATATAAACGTAACCCGGGTCAGAAAAGGGGCGGAAGACCTAAGTTACACCCATTCTGATAATTTGATAACAGCAAATCTGGATAGGCCTTATCACTCTGGAGAATATTTTACGGTGGAAATCGAATATTCCGGCACTCCGAGCGAATCTGTTGATGCTTTCAACTTCGATAAACGCGGCGGAGAAGATATGATTTGGAGTCTCAGTGAACCATTCGGTGCCAGAAGCTGGTGGCCCTGCAAGGATGTACCAAACGATAAAGCGGACTCGGTAGATATTCGAGTAACAGTTCCTTCCGGTTTGATCGTCGCTTCGAATGGAACATTAGAGGGGGTTACAAATAACGATTCCACCGACACCTACCTGTGGCACGAAAAATACCCGATCGCGACCTATCTTGTATCAGTGGCGATATATCCTTACACTACATTTTCTCACTGGTATCATCACTCTCCCGGAGACTCTATGGAGGTGAAGTACTACGTCTTCCCCGATCACTACGATTATATTCAGGATTCCTACTCAGAGACTGTCCCGGCGATTGAACTTTTCTCGGAACTCTTCGGGGAATATCCCTTTATCGATGAAAAATACGGACACGCTGAGTTTATGTGGGGCGGCGGGATGGAACATCAGACTATTACCAGCCTGGGCGGATCCAGTGTATATTTGATAGTTCACGAACTTGCCCATCAGTGGTGGGGTGATATGGTCACTTGCGACGACTTTCATCATATTTGGATGAATGAGGGGTTCGCCGTATATTCTGAAGCGCTTTGGGCGGAGAATAAATACGGAAAAGACAGATACGATCATGAGATGCTGATCACGGAATATTTCGGAGAGGGTACAATATATGTTCCTGAAGTAAATGACTGGAATCGTATCTTCGATGTAGACCTCACTTATCATAAGGCGTCATGGGTGCTGCATATGTTACGCCGCGTCGTGGGTGATTCTGTATTTTTCGATATTCTCCGCAGCTATTATTCCGACGATCGCTATCAGTACGGCACTGTTACAACAGAGCAGTTCAAAGATATCTGCGAGGATCTTTCCGGCATGCAGCTGGACGACTTTTTTCACCAATGGATCTACGAAGAATATTGTCCTAATTATATCTATCAGTGGACAAGCACGGAGAAAAGCGGGTACTGGGACATCGACCTTACTATAGAGCAGACACAGACAAATCACATTTTCAATATGCCGATTGATGTTGCAATAGAAACAGCTTCTCACGATACAACACTGATAGTAGTAAGGGACAGTCTTGCTACTCAAAAATTCTCTCTTGCCGTCGGTGAAGAACCCGTCCGTTTGATCTTAGATCCTGAAAACTGGATATTGTGTAATATTGACCATTTAACTTCTTCGGAGTTTCTGCTTCTTCAGAATTATCCAAATTCTTTCAACGAAAAAACAAGAATACCATTTAACATAGCCGTTGAGAACAGCTTTGTTACCCTTCGTGTCTATGACGTAAGGGGAAAATTGATTTCAACGCTTGCCTCCCGCAGGTACAGCCGCGGTCCTCATTGGGTTACGTGGGACGGGAAGAATGACAGGGGACAGACAGTATCATCGGGTGTTTATTTCTACAGGATTACTGCCGGTAACAACACGGAAGCCAAAAAGATGTTGTTCATTAAGTGA
- a CDS encoding sodium/proline symporter: MSILTASIIILVCYIGILLGIGIWSARKNVTANDFVIGGREIGPWVTALSFIAVYFSSVLIIGGGGFGYKFGMGTVWIGAINVAVGCTLCWIVMGRRVRRFTERMNVNTISGFFTKRFESPEAGIFSSMVIFLFLIIYNVSVVKGMAHSFEILMEMPYWGGVLISGVVIIVYVVLGGYSAVVWTGFIQAWVMIFSLILLTWRTLSAVGGLSAGMLKLQSLGNEFVNTPGVWGWAGLISFCLVVSLGVWGMPQLVIRFYSIKNEKTFRLGTVIVTVGAAIAVLPYMNGALSRLLLPPLENPDLAIPKLSSMVLSPLGAAILLAGVVAAGMSTFAGVLMIVSSSLVRDVYIGGLGKKMTGREEIRANRIVSATVGLIALLIALKPPGLILVLTGFSWAVIASTNLWPLIFGLYWKGASRAGAFLSMLAGASTAILWTCLNKPFGIHGFIAGSVVSLVVITTVSLIKGSTVSREFLDRLWNKTGRAD, translated from the coding sequence TTGAGCATTCTCACAGCTTCAATAATCATACTTGTTTGCTATATCGGAATTCTCCTTGGAATTGGAATATGGAGCGCCAGGAAGAATGTAACGGCGAATGATTTTGTCATAGGCGGACGTGAGATCGGCCCCTGGGTTACGGCTCTTTCCTTTATCGCTGTATATTTTAGTTCGGTGCTTATTATCGGCGGAGGAGGATTCGGCTACAAATTCGGCATGGGAACAGTCTGGATCGGAGCGATAAATGTCGCTGTAGGATGCACCCTCTGCTGGATAGTTATGGGCAGGAGAGTCCGCAGGTTTACTGAGAGAATGAATGTAAATACGATTTCCGGGTTCTTCACCAAGAGATTTGAATCACCGGAAGCGGGGATCTTCTCCTCGATGGTTATATTTCTCTTTCTGATCATTTATAACGTAAGTGTTGTTAAAGGAATGGCACACTCTTTCGAGATTCTGATGGAGATGCCTTACTGGGGCGGAGTGCTGATATCGGGAGTTGTAATTATAGTTTACGTCGTACTCGGAGGGTACAGCGCGGTTGTCTGGACCGGGTTTATCCAGGCCTGGGTAATGATATTCAGCCTTATACTGCTTACCTGGCGGACACTTTCCGCTGTAGGAGGCCTCAGCGCCGGCATGCTCAAACTGCAGTCGCTCGGAAATGAGTTCGTTAACACACCCGGAGTATGGGGATGGGCGGGGCTTATAAGTTTCTGTCTGGTGGTCAGCCTTGGAGTATGGGGAATGCCTCAGCTGGTAATACGTTTCTACTCTATAAAGAACGAAAAGACTTTCAGGCTTGGTACGGTTATAGTCACCGTAGGCGCTGCTATCGCGGTTCTCCCTTATATGAACGGAGCTTTGTCGAGATTGCTCCTTCCTCCTCTAGAAAACCCCGATCTGGCCATACCCAAGCTTTCAAGTATGGTGCTTTCTCCTCTCGGCGCCGCGATACTTCTCGCCGGAGTAGTGGCGGCGGGAATGTCAACTTTCGCTGGGGTGCTCATGATAGTATCCAGCTCTCTTGTAAGGGATGTATATATCGGGGGGCTTGGAAAGAAGATGACCGGCAGAGAGGAGATCAGGGCGAACAGAATCGTAAGCGCGACTGTAGGTCTTATAGCGCTTCTTATAGCTCTCAAACCTCCGGGACTTATTCTGGTTCTGACCGGGTTTTCCTGGGCGGTTATAGCCTCCACAAATCTCTGGCCTCTTATTTTCGGACTTTACTGGAAGGGCGCGAGCAGAGCCGGAGCTTTCCTCTCGATGCTGGCAGGCGCTTCAACCGCTATTTTATGGACATGTCTGAATAAACCTTTCGGAATTCACGGATTCATCGCCGGGTCAGTAGTCAGCCTGGTAGTAATCACAACGGTGAGTTTGATAAAAGGTTCTACTGTGTCGCGTGAATTCTTAGACAGATTGTGGAATAAAACCGGCCGGGCTGATTAA